CCATATCAATTAGGGTTTGACACTTCTTCTCCTTCAGCACCTCTTCATAGCATCGGGGTAAGCCACTTCTCAGATCAACCGAAAATGGTGAAGGGCAGACAAGGCGAGCGTGTTAGGTAACGCCATCTCTCTCACTcactccctctctccctctctctctcactcactccctctctcccctctctctcccaatctctctctctctcccccatctctctctcactctccCCCATCTCTCTCTCCACCTCCCctcgctctctctctcttcctccctccctccctctctctgtctccctctccccctctctctcacACATTTAGTATGTTTTGTCTGAATAAAATTGTATTATGTTTGTTAGGCTCTATGTACGAGGAACAATCTTGGGTTACAAGAGATCAAAATCAAACCAGTACCCAAACACATCTTTAGTTCAGATAGAAGGTGTCAACACTAAAGAAGAGGTTTCATGGTACCAAGGAAAGCGTGTGGCTTACATTTACAAAGCCAAAGTTAAGGTTGGTGGGTCCCATTATCGTTGTATTTGGGGTAAGGTTATTAGGCCTCATGGTAACACTGGTATTGTTCGTGCTAAGTTCACCTCCAATCTGCCTCCTAAGTCCATGGTAATTGTTTGAAATCTACGATGTTTTTGTGTATGTTCTTGTTGAAATGTGGGTTATGGTTTGTTGATTTTGTTGCTGGGTGTTGGTTTTGTAGGGATCGAGGGTCAGGGTCATGATGTACCCGAGCAACATATGAGGTAATGTTTATAATTCATTCATTTTGTTTCGTATTTGAATTGCTTCTTTAGTTTTAATTTAATTTAGTTGGTTTTTTTACTTTAAAAGATATAAGTATGTTGTTCAGTGATGGCTATTTTTGCCAATTTACTGCACATAAATTTGTTGAATTTTTCTGCGAATATATGGGTTTTTGACAAATGTAAGATGCATTGTTATCTAATATTTGGAAATATACTGCAGACGTTAACTTTCATGTTGCATTGTTGCTTGTATTAATGTAAATTGCTTGTTTTTTTAGCTAATGGTTGTTACTTTTTGTCAAACCTGTTCTGTTGCTAATTTTCATGCGTTTGTGTTGTGTTGGTTTAAAAAACACGGAATGAGGATCCGTTTTTTGAATTTCGTTGAATTTGAGTGAAAGAATGCCAGTCTTCTTGTCATAATTAAGCAATTGAGTTACATTTAAGAATAACGTAAGTTCCAATTCCATGTTTGTTTCTAATAGATGAACACTCTAGTATAACTATAAGTGTGAATAGTATTAGCAAATTGAAATGTGTTTTGGTACGTAATTTGTTGACTTTTTCTGCAAAAATATAGGTGTTGGTAAGTGTAATATACTTGACCAAGGTCTTTAGTGTGGTGTTTGTTTGTTCTTGCTAAGAAGTCGTCTTCTCTTAATCGGTAATAAATGGAGTTAACTTTATTCGTGAAGGGCCTTGTTAGAGCTGAACCATATACTTTTACTTTTATCAGCGGTTTACTGTTGTGCAGTTATGTCATGATAATACAATGTGAAAACAAATTGTGCAAAACAAAATTGTATGATGCTGAATTAGTCACTACATGTCCTTGATATGTAGCATTGCTTTCTGGTCATAGGTAACATGTTTTTTCCTTGTAAAAAGAGGCTGATGTGTTGGTGTTGTAGATAAATATTTCTTTCAAAAAGTGAATTTCTATGTGTGCATAATTTCTTTTCCAGTGTGCTGCATCGTACTGTTGTTTTTGGGAGTGAATGGAATTtgggaaaatagaagaaatctgAAAATTTTATGAATGAACATTCATGATTTTCATTGCCTTGTCTATTCTGTTTTAAATACAAATTGTAGTGAAGCTCAGAGTCACCCAATCAAGATGGAAAACTTCATTCTCCATGTAACTCATTTTTCTTCACAGATGTCATCAAAGATTTTTTCATTCTTCCCTCCCATCTCCATTTTCTCCTTTAGTTCTGTTCACAATTTCCCATTTTATTCCATCCATTCTCCGTGGCCAAATGAAGCCTATTGTTGTTTTTGGTTAAAATGAGTCATGAGTGGTGGTACGGGGAAGGAATGGAATGTATAGTCAGTCAtaaacaaatttcaaaagtgagAGATTGCAAAATTTGTATGATATAATTTTAAAGGATAATTAGTAGAGGGGATAGTGATCATATTTTTTGAAACTGGTGTATTTGAGATCTAGTTTTGAATGCTTGCATTGAGTTGGAAAGGAATGAAAACTTGTACCCATGAATTTTTACAAATTTCATTTCTTTCCCCTCCTAATTTTATTCTTCCTAATCAAACTCAACACGGGTTATATTCCATTCTTATTTTTTAATAGACCTATATATTTTGGTCTATGTTTCTATTTTAGCTCATTTGTTTTTGTTTCTCATTGCAGAATCACTGGACTGGTGGGAACATTACATTGCTTGCTTTGGAGGGTTTTAGCTTACCAGGTCGAAGCCAGTGATGTATTAGATAGACTTTTTTCCAGTGCAAACTTAGAATCTAAGACATTGTTTTTATGTAATTGCTTGGTGTTGAGAAGACTTATAATTTTGGTTCATTTCAATTGTGATGCATGAAATCTTTGAATGAGTATGACTAGTTTGTTACCAGTATATGGGTTTTTAATTTATTGCTTCTCCAATCAGAATCTGCCTCTGATTAGTAGAGGATTAGCTTATTAGATATGGTAGCGATGGTTTGCTTTGTTTTGGCTGCATCGTAGGAGTTGTTACCAAGTGTTTCCTGGGGTAGTAGGTCGTTTGATACCTCTTGCATTATTTAGATCATCAAGAATGTGTTTTTGTGACGGTGCATTGTACCGTAGCATGCACCAAAATATAGAAGCTGAGTGAGTCATCAGACCTGGATTGAAATCTGATTTTTTTTTCCTTTGAATCCTAAATAATCATTGTTTTTGATTTGGTGATGATCGTTTCCCAAGACCTGATTTTTCTCTGAAACATGCAAGCTCTACAATTTCAGTATGTGTTGATACATTTTAAGATGATACAAAATCCATGTCAAAAGATGATACCATATGATATTCACTTCAGAAGCTTCTCAGCTTAGTTATTTCAATGTATTAAGCTTGTAAGTTGTTTTCCCACTTGTTTAGTGTTACATTTTGCTGAAAAATGTGATCTTAACACATGTTGAATCACCCTCAATATAGGAACTTTCTCTCGTGAATGTGGAACTCTGAGAGAGATCCAGAATGATTACAAAATCTTTAATAGATTTAGACGATTCTAAGGAAACAAGTAGAATTGATTCAAGTACAAGTCTATTGTCACTTTGCTTATATTACAATGGTCCACGCGAGCTACACTCTGAATTCCAAAATACTGCATCACCAagaaacacacacacatacacagaCACCTATAATTTcattatataatataatttttacaCCCATGACCCATCAACAGTGACAGACCTCGTCTTCAAGTTTAATTTTCTTTACAACTCTAACCAGTAAAAGAGAGGTTGAGAATAACATTTGATGGTTGAATCGAATCAACCTAAATGTCAGCAATAACGGGGAACCGATTCTTCACAGTCGGCCTCGTATCAGCATGGTACTTATCAAACATTGGGGTTTTATTGCTGAACAAATATCTGTTAAGCAACTATGGATTTAAGTATCCAATTTTTTTGACTATGTGTCACATGATAGCCTGTTCATTATTGAGCTACATAGCTGTTGCATGGATGGAGCTGGTTCCTCGGCAAATGATCCGATCACGGGTTCAGTTCTTTAAGATTTCTGCACTTAGTTTTGTCTTCTGTGCTTCTGTTGTGAGTGGAAACATCTCGCTCAGGTATTTGCCTGTGTCGTTAAATCGGGCTATTGGAGCCACCACGCCATTTTTTACTGCTGTATTTGCATATTTGATCACCATGAAGACGGAGTCTCAGCTCGTATATGCCACTCTTGTTCCGGTAGTCACTGGAGCCATAATTGCTAGCGGGGTATGAAAAGGAAGAAAACTTGTTTCATGTGTTACTTCTTATTGCAAATTTGAATAATTATTCAGATTTGTTTTTTAAAAACTCTTAAAGGTTCTCATTGCTAACTGTAACATTTGTTTGCagatttattaatttattttgtcAATTCCTTTTTCATTTCATATGACTCAATATTCCAAATATACTCTTACTTTCTCTGCATGTTTATAACTGTATCAACTAGCGTTAGCATAACCGTTCTGAAGTTGTCTGAAACTTTTCTATAAGACAGGTAAATTTGTTAACTGTTATGCTACAATTATGTGGTCAAAGAGCTTGCCGTTAATAACCACATACTGGCAATTTGATGTTTTTATCAGAGTATAACTATTGAAGAAAACTATATGCCCGTTATGGATCTATTTTAATGTTCCACTTGAATGTCGCAGGGGGAGTCAAGTTTCCATTTCTTTGGATTATTAATGTGTGTTGCTGCTACGGCTGGTAGAGCACTCAAAACGGTGCTCCAAGGGGTCCTGCTTTCTTCGGAAGGGTAATTTCTTTCCTCGTCATCTTTTTTCCATCTCCTAAATTGCATATGGTCAAAACTTTGTTTGATATATATTGAATCTTTGTTACCTATATGTTTTTCAAGGGAAAAGTTGAATTCTATGAATCTCCTTCTATACATGGCTCCTATAGCTGTTGTTCTACTACTTCCTGTAACACTTTACATAGAAGGAAATGTGGTTAATATTACATTAGCTCTTGCAAGCGTTGATTTCATGATCGTGTGGTACCTGCTATTCAACTCGGTGCTTGCTTATTTTGTGAATTTGGCCAACTTTTTGGTCACAATGCACACCAGTGCTCTGACTCTCCAGGTACCTTATCTTCCTTTTATTCGTTAAAGTGTTTGTTTCCTTGAAAAAAAGTGTGATCACCGGCTTATATACGAGGTTCCCCTTACGTCAAGTGAATGTACTTCTTTTTGATCGATGTCTACATCAGGTGTAAAAACTTAATTTTGATCTGCAACTTGCTAGACACATACCAATTCCTCCGAATTCATGACCAGTCTACTGGATCACGTATACAAAGTCTTATTTTCTGACTTCATTTAGATGAAATGTGTTTGCTTGCAAGAGCTTGGCCTGACCTTATCTTTGCTATGGCATGTATCAATATCTTTGACAAGGAAGAGTTTTAGGGCATTCCCTCGAGGATTTAGATGAATGCTCTAAGATGGTGTCAAAAATCTTTTGTGTCTTCTCCCATTTTCATATCAATTTCTATGATGTTAATGAATTATGTTAACGGAAGATTGTATCATAACAGAGAAAATGTAGTTCAGCTGAATCAGATTGTGGCTTCGCTAAGGTAGTCTCTTGGTCCAGTAACCTAATCGTTATGTTCTTCCAGGTCTTGGGGAATGCTAAAGGGGCAGTAGCGGTGGTTGTCTCCATATTGATTTTTCAAAACCCCGTATCAGTAACAGGAATGCTTGGGCATGCACTTACAGTTTTTGGGGTTATCCTCTACAGCGAAGCCAAAAAACGTAGCAAATGTGACATTGGCTTGGATAAAAAAGTTCCTTTAACTGGGGGGAAGGGGTGAGAGTTCTGAATCCAGTATTGTATACTGTTGTACAGCTCTTCCAGCACTGAATCAAAGAGGAACCTCACTTTTTGGGTTTTTGTATATCGTTCATTCAGAAAGGTTTTTATTACGCTAACTAAATACCTAGGGGTTTTCTGTTTTGTGGTTTGATTAAGTTTGCTTTGGGAAAGAAGAAAATCCTAATGCGATAATCCTTATGAACAGAATATAGGAACTTATAGTCAACAGTTGCACTTGTATTACTACTTTAAGGCCTTTCAAATTGTGTTTACGATTAATCTGTTTACGCTCCAATGATGCATAGCTAACAATTTGCACTTGTATTACTACTTTAAGATCTTTCAAATTGTGTTTACGACTAATCTGTTTAACAAGGTGCTAAACATGGATGCAATGAAAAATTTTAGCCAAAAAAATTTCATTCACCATGAATCTGAGTTTAATCATTTGGTAAATTGACTGTTGAAACTCCAGAAAACGCAAAAACATAACAGCTAACTTCAAAAATTTCTCGGAAATTTTCACATTAGCCCTGTAAATTAGCTCAACCTTTCAATCTTCACAAATATACATATGTATTTTTGTTATATATTTCTATTCTAATTCATGCACCGGACTGGTGGAAACATTTCATTGCTTGGTTTGGAGGGGTTTAGCCTACCAGGTGAAGCCAGTGATGTATCAGATACACTTTTTCCAGTTCAAACTTGGAATCTAAGACTTTGTTTTTATGTAATTTCTTGGCGTTGAGAAGACTTCTGGCATTATTTTTGCTCATCTTTGCTGCAATGCTTGaaatatttgaatgagtatatgATCACTTTATTACAAGTATATGGATTTTTATTAAACTGCTTCTTAAATCTAAATTTGACTCTGAATAGTTGATAATTGGCTTATGAGATATGGTACTGGTGATTTGCTATGTTTTGGCTGCCTCCTGTGTTTCCcggggttagtacatcatattATACTTCTTACTTCATACTTCATTTAGTTGATTCATAGCGTGTTTATTTGGTAACACCTGATTTAACTCTAAAACTCGCGATCTTCACAATTTTAGTATGATCTGATGCACATTTTATAGACTGGTCAGCTTATATGTTCAATGTATTAAGCTTGCTACTGTAATTGTTTGCACGTGATGATTAAATCGCTTCAAACCTAAACCTACCTCAAACAACTTTGAAGAGCACCCTTTGCTTGCGATTTAATCATTCATTTTGCTGTATATGTGATTTTAATCCACATGTTCAAGCACCCTCTATATAGGAACTTTCTCTTATAGACGTGGAATATTTAAGATATATCTAGAGTGATTATTTTTATCAGTGATTTAGAGTATCCCAAGGATTAAAGTAGAATTTGATTCAACTACAAGTCTATGATCACTTTGCTTAAATTATAATGGTCTACACAAGCTACATTTCACATTTCAAATCTCTGCAGCATCGGCAAGTTCAATCTTTTTCACTAGTATAAACAATAAAGAGATGCTGAGAATTATATTTTTTGGTTGAATTGAATCAAACTAAATGTCAGAAATGACAGGGAGCCGATTCTACACAATCTGGCTCATATCAGCATGGTACTCATCAAACATTGGGGTTTTGTTGCTTAACAAATATCTATTGAGCAACTATGGATTTAAGTACCCATTCTTCTTAACTATGTGTCACATGACAGCTTGTTCATTGCTGAGTTACGTAGCTGTTGCGTGGATGGAGCTGGTTCCTATGCAAACGATCCGATCATGGGTTCAGTTCTTTAAGATTTCTGCACTGAGTTTTGTGTTCTGTGCCTCTGTTGTGAGTGGAAACATTTCACTGAGGTATTTGCCAGTGTCGTTTAATCAGGCTATTGGAGCCACTACACCATTTTTTACTGCTGTGTTTGCATATTTGATCACCATGAATACGGAGGCTCTGCTCGTTTATGCCACTCTTGTTCCCGTAGTCACTGGAGTCATAATTGCTAGCGGGGTATGAAAAGATGAAAACTTCTTCCATGTGTTACTTCTTGTTGCAAACTGTATAATTATTCTGATTTGTTTTCTAATTGCTAACTAATATTCTATGCCGGTTCTGAGTCAATTAAATGTTCCTCTTGCATATCACAGGGGGAGCCAAGTTTCCATCTCTTTGGTTTTATAATGTGTGTTGGTGCTACGGCCGGTAGAGCACTCAAAACAGTGCTCCAAGGAGTCTTGCTTTCTTCAGAAGAGTAATATTCTCTTTCCATCATCTTTTTTCCCATCTCCAAAATGCATATGGTCATGCCAACTGCTAAGGACCAGATTCCGCTTTGCTTGATATATATCGAATCTGTTTATCTATTTTTTTTCAAGGGAGAAGTTGAATTCTATGAATCTCCTCCTATACATGGCTCCAATAGCTGTTGCTCTGCTGCTTCCTGTAACACTTTATATGGAAGGAAATGTGGTCGGTATCACATTAGCTCTCGCAAGCATTGATTTCAGGATCGTGTGGTACCTATTATTCAACTCGACGCTTGCATATTTTGCGAATTTGGCCAACTTCATGGTAACGAAGCACACCAGTGCTCTGACTCTCCAggtaaaatttcttccttttatTCGCCAAagtattttttttttttttatggGAAAAAATGTGTGAAATTCCTATTTAGACAGGTATGCTGAGTATGCCTCAGCATATTACCACTGATATATACGAGTCTacttaataaaatatgttaaCTGGGAGATTGTTTCATATCAGAGAGTTTAGTTTAACTGAATCAGTGGCTTCGTTAAGGTAGTCTCTCGGTCCAGTAACCTAATTGTTATGTTCTTCCAGGTCCTGGGGAATGCTAAAGGAGCAGTAGCGGTGGTTGTCTCCATACTGATTTTCAAGAATCCGGTATCAGTAACAGGAATGCTAGGCTATGCACTTACAGTTTTCGGGGTCATCCTCTACAGCGAAGCCAAAAAACGTAGCAAATGAGACAGTGGCTTAACATTCACCTTGGATGAAAAAATTCTTTTAACAGGAGAGAAGGGGGTTAGAATCCTGAATCAGATATTGTGTACTGTTTCACAGCTCTCATCCAGCACCGAATCAAAGAGGAACCTCGCTTTTTTGGTTTTTATAGTTTATCCAGAAAGATTCTTACAATGTAGCCTTTACACACAAAGATTCAGAATTTTTTCGATGTCTAGATACCTATGGGGTTTTTCATTTTGTGGTTTGGTCAATATGCAAATCAAGGTGGCTTAATATTTAGTCATGATCAATTACAAAAACACTATCTGCCTTATCTGTTATTGATCAATCGCGGAAATTTAAATACTCACGTGCTTGGTCTTTTCTGTTATGATCAATCATAGAAATTTATATACTCAAGCACTCCACCTCGACCCAGATTCATACTTTCAAAGTCTTAACAAGAAATG
Above is a window of Apium graveolens cultivar Ventura unplaced genomic scaffold, ASM990537v1 ctg866, whole genome shotgun sequence DNA encoding:
- the LOC141705229 gene encoding large ribosomal subunit protein eL33w-like, which encodes MVKGRQGERVRLYVRGTILGYKRSKSNQYPNTSLVQIEGVNTKEEVSWYQGKRVAYIYKAKVKVGGSHYRCIWGKVIRPHGNTGIVRAKFTSNLPPKSMGSRVRVMMYPSNI
- the LOC141705228 gene encoding putative sugar phosphate/phosphate translocator At3g11320 translates to MSAITGNRFFTVGLVSAWYLSNIGVLLLNKYLLSNYGFKYPIFLTMCHMIACSLLSYIAVAWMELVPRQMIRSRVQFFKISALSFVFCASVVSGNISLRYLPVSLNRAIGATTPFFTAVFAYLITMKTESQLVYATLVPVVTGAIIASGGESSFHFFGLLMCVAATAGRALKTVLQGVLLSSEGEKLNSMNLLLYMAPIAVVLLLPVTLYIEGNVVNITLALASVDFMIVWYLLFNSVLAYFVNLANFLVTMHTSALTLQVLGNAKGAVAVVVSILIFQNPVSVTGMLGHALTVFGVILYSEAKKRSKCDIGLDKKVPLTGGKG
- the LOC141705225 gene encoding putative sugar phosphate/phosphate translocator At3g11320, whose product is MSEMTGSRFYTIWLISAWYSSNIGVLLLNKYLLSNYGFKYPFFLTMCHMTACSLLSYVAVAWMELVPMQTIRSWVQFFKISALSFVFCASVVSGNISLRYLPVSFNQAIGATTPFFTAVFAYLITMNTEALLVYATLVPVVTGVIIASGGEPSFHLFGFIMCVGATAGRALKTVLQGVLLSSEEEKLNSMNLLLYMAPIAVALLLPVTLYMEGNVVGITLALASIDFRIVWYLLFNSTLAYFANLANFMVTKHTSALTLQVLGNAKGAVAVVVSILIFKNPVSVTGMLGYALTVFGVILYSEAKKRSK